CGCGGCACATGACCATGAGTGCACTATCGCGACGTGGAACGTTTACGGTTATCCGGAAACGGACGCAGACCGGCGCGCATGGTTCTCGACGCGCCTGGCCGAACTGGACCCTGAGGTCCTGTGCGTGCAGGAGATCGCCAACCAGAAACGGGTCGATGCGTTCCTTGCCACCGAGGCGGGTTTTGTGGCAGCGGCATTCACGGATTCGCAGGACGGGCAGGACAACGCCATCTTCGCCAAGGCCGGGGTTGCCTTGATTGACCTGCCCGACCCGGAAGGGTTCCAGCATCCCGCCCAGGCTGCCTATGTTTCCTGCAATGGGTTAGACCTGGTGATCATCACCATTCATTTGTCGTGGTCGGACAAGGACAGGCGCGAGGCGGAAAAACAGTTGTTGGGAGAGGTGGTGGCTCAATACATGGCCATCGACCCCGATGTCATGGTGGCCGGGGATTTCAACACGACGGAGAAAGACATCGAAGACCTCGCGTCCGCCATCGGCATGGTGGTAATGCTCCCCGAAGACCAAAAGGGTGTCGGCACCACGGATGGAGGCAATCGAAACGACCATTTTCTCATTTCCCGCGATTTGGCGGAAGAAGAAGCCGTTTCCTGCCGCATTGAGACTTTTGACGGTCATGATCACACCCTCGTTTTCCGCGTCTCTGACCATCTGCCGGTATTGGCACGATTTCGCACCAGCGAAGCTTTTCGTGACCGTAACTGAGGACGTCTGACGGCCGGAGGCAACGTATCCGTGTTCCAGACAACGCCGCGCCACGTGCCGGGGTTTTGACAAGTACGGCCTCTTAAACTAGACTGAACCGTGGGCGGGTTTCACTAGTGCAAGAACCCGCGGGCCGCGGCATAACGAGGGTTCGGAGGCACATGATGGCGATGAGTCACGATTCCGAGAGAGAAAGGGCTATGGCACTCGCGGAAGATTCCCGCGAGGCCGAATGGGCCCATCCGAGCTTTGTCGCCGAGTTGTTCCGCGGGGTGTTTCGCTGGGATCTGCTCCATCCCTTCCCCGAGCAGAGCGCGGAAGACAAGCGCATCGGCGATGCGTACATCAACAAGATCCGGGAAGTTCTCGAACAATACATTGACCCCTCGGAGGTGGACCGGTCAGGCGACCTCCCGAAAGAAGCCCTGCTCGCCCTGGCGGACGCGGGAGCGTTCGGACTCAAAATCCCGAAGGAATACGGCGGCCTGGGCATGTCTCAGACCAACTACAACCGCATCATGGCGTTCATCGCCAGTTACTGCAACTCGACGGCCGTATGCCTCTCGGCGCATCAGAGCATCGGGGTGCCGGAGCCGCTGAAATGGTTCGGAACCCCGGAGCAGAAGAAGAAATACTTTCCCCGTCTGGCCAAGGGCGCGGTCTCCGCATTCGCCTTGACCGAGCCGCAGGTGGGCTCCGACCCGGCCAAGATTCGCACCACTGCCGAGCTGTCCGAAGACGGAACCTACTACACCCTCAACGGTGAAAAACTCTGGTGCACCAACGGGCCCTACGCCGAGATCTTGATCGTCATGGCGCTGACCGCGCCTAAGATCGTCGAAGGCAGGGAGAAACCGCAAGTCACCGCGTTTATTGTCGAAACATCGGAACCGGGTTTCGAAGTTGTCAGTCGCTGCGCCTTCATGGGCATCCGCGGCATCGCGAACGGCTTCCTTCGCTTCAACAACATGGAGGTTCCCGCCGAAAACATCCTCGGAAAACCCGGTCAAGGGCTGAAAATCGCTCTGACCACCCTTAATACCGGACGCCTGACCATGCCGGCCGCATCCGCGGCCGCCGGCAAAGTCTGCATGCATTTCGCGCAGAACTGGGTCAACGAACGCGTACAGTGGGGCGCCCCCATCGGCAAACACCAGCCTGTCAGCAAGATGCTCGCCGAAATGACTGCCGACACCTTCGCCATGGACAGCATAAACGCCCTGGCCTGCGCCATGGTGGATCAGGGCGGCGTCGACGTGCGGCTCGAAGCTGCCATGGCCAAGTATTACTGCAGCGAGACGGCATGGCGCATTCTCGACGACTTCGTGCAGGTCCGCGGCGGACGCGGCTACGAAACGGCCGAATCGCTTGGCGCGCGCGGCGAAGAACCCATCCCCGCCGAGCGCATGTTTCGCGATGCCCGCATTTCGCGCATTATCGAGGGGACCAGCGAAATCATGCGGCTCTTCATTGCCCGAGAGGCCATGGACACGCATGTCAGGCGCCTTATGCCTATCATGACGGGCAAGGGGCCCAAGGGCAAACTGATATGGGAGGCCTTGACGTTCTACGCCAAATGGTATCCCAAAGTGTTGTTGCCCACCTCCGTTTCGCTCAACGTGCGGCATCTTTCGCCCAAGAACCAGGACCATGTGATATTTGTAGCGCGAACCTGCAAAAAGCTCGCGCGAACCTTGTTTCACACCATGGCGAAATACCGGCAAAAGCTGGAACGCGAACAGCTTGTTCTACAGGCCCTGGTCGACATCGGCACGGACCTGTTTGCCATGGCCGCATTGCTGTCGCGGACCGAACACGAGCTCAAGGCCCGAACGGACGACGAGCAGTTGCAGGATATGGCCGACCTGTTCTGTATGAATGCGCGCAAGCGTATCAACGACAACTTCAAGAACTTGAAGCGCACGCAAGGCAAAGCCATCTACAAAGTCGCCAAAGCCTTCATGGAAGGCAAGTATCGTTGGATGCTCGACGGCGTCTACTCCAATTTCCCGCCTGCGAGCAGGCCTGCGCGCATAACCCTGCCCGCCGAGCCGGAGAAGGCGGAGCAACCCGAACTCGAGCCCCAACAGCAGGAATCTCCCCCGTCGGAAAAGTAGGCTCTGCCTTCCCAAACCCCAAGGAATGCGCGGAGCCGCACCACCCCGCAGGGCGCCTCCGCTTTGACGCGTCCAGGACGTGAGGAGAGGGTCTCCATGAACGTTCGAAAAAAGACGGCGGTGCGCGCGGCAGCTAATAATGTCATACCGCTGATCGCACTTCTGTTGCTCGGCCTTTGGCTTCTCAAACCCGCGTGGCGGTCATCTGCCGATCGAAACCGCCCCGACAGCACGCGCAGCCAAACCACGACTACCGCGCCGCATCCTGAAGACGGGCAGGGCCGGCCGCCCCGTAGCGACGCTTCGACTAGTGCCCAAGCCGCGGACAATGCCCTCAAGACTGCTTTCGACAACCAGCAAAGCGGCGTTCAAGTTCAGGCGGAGGGGGTCGTGACGAGGATATTGTCCGACGATCTGGACGGTTCACGGCATCAGAGATTCATTCTGCGCCTCCGAACCGGCCAGACGGTGTTGATCAGTCATAACATAGATGTGGCGCCCCGAATAGAGGATCTCAAGACCGGGGATAGAGTGGAGTTCTATGGTCAATATGAGTGGAACGCCAAAGGCGGCACGGTTCACTGGACCCACCATGATCCCGATGGTTCTCACATGGGCGGATGGCTAAAACATCGCAGCAGAATGTACCAATAGCCACGCAAGACATCCGCGGCACACCCCCCGCCTATCCCCAGTATTTGCGCGCCCGTGAGGCCCCCCTCCCCCGCTTGCGTAACTCCGGCCGGAATTGGATAATGGCGCAGCGCAGCGAGTGGATAGCTTCTCTATGGCGGCGGCAGCGCGCCTGCCGCTGACGAACGCGGAACAAGACGGGAGTGACCAGGATGGCCGAGCCAGCCGATACCGCCCAGATGATTGCCGAACTAGTCGCGACCACGCCATTCGTGGATACGCACGAGCACCTCATGGAGGAAGCCCGGCGCCTTGAAGCAAGGGCCGACCCCGAAGGCAAGAAAGGCCCGATTTCCGATATCGGCATCCTTTTCTCGCATTATTCCGACTCAGACCTGGTCGTCGCCGGCATGCTTCCGGACGACTTGCAGAAGGTCCGGACGGCCACGATGCCTCCCAAGGAGAAGTTCCGCCTGCTTGCGCCTCACTACGCGGCCGCGCGTCATACCGGGTACCTGCGCAACGTCCGCGAATCCCTGCGGCTTCTGTATGGTGAGGACGACTTGACCGAAGCCAACTGCGAGAGCATTTCCGAAAAGATCGCGGACGGCGTCAAACCCGGGTTCTACAAACACATCCTGCAGGACGTCGCAAACATCGAATACTGCCAGGTCAACAACCTGGAAGTCCCCGTCTTTTGCGAGACCGAAATGCCTGAACTTCTTGCCCAGGACATCAGTACCGTTCCGCTGTGTACGGGCCTCGATATTGTGCAGGTCGAGCGTCTTGCGGACCGCGAAGCCTATTCGCTCAAGGATTGGCGCGAGATCATCGATTGGTGTTTTGCGACTTTCGGGCCTCGCGCCATCGCAACCAAGAATCAGTGCGCCTATGGACGTGCCCTGGATTTCGCCCAAGTCTCCGAGGAAGACGCCGCGCCGCTCTTCGAACGCCTGCTGACCAAGGGCGCTGATGACCTGTCGCGCGAGGAACGAAAAGCCGTCGAGGACCATCTCTTTCATTACTGCATCGACAAGGCCGCCGAATACGGCCTGCCTGTGAAACTGCACACCGGCTATTACGCAGGGCACGGCGGCATGCCGCTCAACCGGGTTCGCACCAACGCCGGCGATTTGTGTCCGGTTATGCGAGCCCACATGAATGCCAAGTTTGTGCTGTTCCATATCGACTACCCATACCAGGACGAGGCCATTGCCCTTGCGAAACATTATCCAAACGCGTACGTCGACATGTGCTGGGCGTGGATCGTGAGTCCCCATGCCTCGATCCGGTTCCTGAAGGAGTATCTCATGGCCGCGCCCGCAAACAAGCTGTTCACGTTCGGCGGCGACTACAGGCCCGTCGAAATGGTGCCGGGCCACGCCGCCATAGCCCGCCAGGGCCTCGCGCAGGGTATCACGGAACTTGTGCGCGAAAAGTGGCTTGATATCGATGATGCGCCCGGGCTCATCGACCAAATCATGCGAGGCAACGCCCATGCCATCTATGACCACACAGACACGCTGAACCACTGGCGAACTCAGAAAAAGACTGCTTAGGAACGGGACTGCATGACCCCATCCGTAGATCCCCTCTTGCGTTCAAGGCTGATTGACGAGATTCTGCCCCAAGTCGAACGCCCCTCCCGCTATCTCGGAACCGAGTTGAACGCGATCCACAAGGACCCTGGCGCGGTCGATGTGCGCATCGCGCTGGCCTTTCCAGACCTCTACGACATCGGCCTTGGCAATCTGGGGCTGCTGATACTCTATGCCATCCTCAACGAGCTTCCCTGGTGCTGGGCCGAGCGCGCCTACGCGCCGGCCCCCGATATGGAGGCCGCGTTGCGCGACCGCCAGATCCCCCTGCTTTCACACGAGTCAAAGACGCCGCTCCGCCAGTTGGACGGCATAGGGTTCACCCTGCAATCCGAGCTGACCTACACCAATATTCTCAACATGCTTGACTTGGCGCGTGTCCCGTTACGCGCATCCCAGCGAAGCGACGATGACCCGCTGGTGTTTGCGGGGGGACCGTGCGCTTTCAACCCCGAACCCCTGGCGCCCTTCATGGACTTCTTCGTCGTTGGCGACGGAGAGGAAGCGGTCGTCGAGGCGGCGCAGGCGCTTCGAGAGACCACGGGCAAACCGCGAACGGCAGCGCTCGAGGCTCTGGCGCGTATCGAGGGGGTGTATGTTCCCGCCTTGTACCCCGTGGAAACGCTTTCAGACGGGTGCGTCGTTCCCGCGCGGGATGCACAGCCGGTCCGGAAGCGGCTTGTCCGCGAACTCGATGCCGCGAAGTACCCCACGAAGCTGATTGTGCCTTTCACACAGCAGGTGCATGACCGCGCCGTCCTCGAGGTACTGCGGGGCTGCACTCACGGTTGCCGGTTCTGCCAGGCAGGCATGACTACCCGTCCGGTACGCGAGCGCGGCCTTACGACCCTCGATAGCCTTCTCGACGCTATCATCCGCGAAACCGGTTACGAAGAGACGTCCCTGCTCTCGCTCTCCACGTGCGACTACTCTAAAGCACAAGAGCTGGTGCATCAGGCGGCCGCCCGCGCTGCCGAGGCCGACATGAGCGTGTCGTTGCCCTCGCTGCGCCTGGATACGTTCGCCGTGGACCTGGCCGACAAGATCGCGGACATCCGCCGGAGCGGCCTTACGTTCGCCCCCGAAGCCGCAACTCCCCGGTTGCGCGCCGTTATCAACAAATGGATACCCGACGAGGACCTCTTCACCACCGCCGAAGAGGTGTTCCGCCGGGGCTGGAAACACCTCAAACTGTATTTCATGATCGGCCTGCCCACCGAAACGGACGAGGATGTGCTTGCCATCGTGGACCTCTGCCGGCGAACGCTCGAGCGCGTCCGCAAGATTGACCGGGGCGCGCAGATCAATACGGGCGTATCAACATTCATCCCCAAACCGTTCACCCCTTTTCAATGGTCGGTCCAAATAGGTCTGCAAGAAACCCGGCGCAGGCAGACGCTCCTGCATGGAGGTTTCGCTGCGCACCGGGCAATCCGGTTTGGCCGTCACAATCCGCACTCATCCCTGATCGAGGGGCTCATCACGCGCTCCGACCGCCGGGCAGCAGACCTGCTCGAGTCCGCCTGGCGTCACGGCGCCCGCTTCGACGCGTGGGACGAGTGGCGCAATCTGCCCGCATGGGAGCTGGCGCTCGAAGATACGGGGTTCTCCATCGAAGACGCCCTTCGCGCGCGCGACCCGGATGAACGCCTGCCATGGGACCACATCGACGCGCTTGTTTCCAAGGCATGGCTGTACAGTGACTGGGAAGCCGCGTTGCGAGGAGAGTACGCGCCCGATTGCAGGGGAGGCGCATGCCGGAACTGCGGGCTCAACGAAACCGAGCGTGCGCTCTGTCAAAGCATGTGGATGCGCGCCGCCGAGGCGGAAATCGAGGCCGCACGCGCCGCACCCGAGCTGCCCCCCCCCAACACCGAAAGACGCGAGCCCCCCGCAGTCCAGCGTTTGCGTTTTCGCATCGGGCGCAGCGGCGAAGCCCGGTTCTTGTCCAACCACGAGCTGATAACCGTATGGGTGCGGGCATTGCGTCGCGCGAACTTCCCGCTATCCTATTCGCAAGGATTTCATGCTCATCCCAGGGTAACGTTCTCAGCCGCCCCCGCCGTCGGGGAAGAATCGGTCTGCGACTATATGGACGTGGTGCTTCGGGCCTTTGTGCATCCCAAGGAAGCCATCGAACGCCTGGCGCGCGCCCTGCCACCGGGGTTAACCGCGTTCGAGGCGGATACCGTGCCCATCAAAGCCCCCGCCCTCATGGCAAGCGTAACCGGTTTTTCGTACACGCTCGAGACCAAAGACGACCCTGCCGCGCTGCAGCACAAAGTCGAAGAGCTGCTCGCCCGTCCGCATATCGAGGTCGAGCGCGAAGGCAAGAAGAACCGCAGAGGGGGCCGGCGCGTCTCGATGGTGAATGTCCGGCCCATGATCAAGCGCATGGCGGTGAAAACAGGACCTGCCGGAGCGGTCCTGGAACTCGAAATGCGCCGTGTGAATGCCCGGGGCGTGCGGATACGCGAGCTCCTTGAACTGCTGGATCTGAGCGCCGCCTCCGTCCGCGTCACGAAGCGCGCCACATACCTCGCGGAAGACGAATAACGGCCATCCAAGAGTCAGTGCTGACAAGGGCGCGCTTTCTGAGACTCTGTTCGGAAGGGCCGGCAGCGATTCCCGCCTCCTTGGAAAACCGGGCCCCATGTGTTACATTTGATTTGGCAGTCAAATGGGGAACACGGATGCTTACGGGGTTCATCACACTGCTCATCACCGATGTGATGCTGCTTCTCATCATCCAGCTGGTGGGATCGCTCTTCGCAAACAAGCGGCGCGAGTTTCCGCTTCACTACGCCGTGCTGATGCTTGTCTTTTGTTGCGTCGCCCACTACGCGGCTACGTCTGTGATGGCCAATGGTATGGTCGAAGATAGTGACCGGTGGCTCGTCCTGGCGGCCACGTTCGGGTGCGGGGCCATTCCCATTGCCGCGTATGTCACGACAGTGTTCCACCATCCCGCTCTGGCGCGCACCGTCAAACGCGAAGATGCACTCGCCGAAGCCCGAAAACTCGAGGCCGGCGGCGACATCAAGGAGGCCCTGCGCTCGTATTGCGCCTTCCTCGATGTCAACCCCGAAAACCACGGTGTATGGTTCGAAGCCGCGCATATGCTGATCCGCCACGGGGAGTTTGCCCTCGCCCGAAACATCCTCGTGAAGATGAGAGACCGCTTCGGCGAGGATCGCGAGATTGCCCCCAAGATACAGGAACTATGGCGAATGCTGCCCCGCCCCTCTGCCCCCGGCGCTCCGGTAACCCGCACAGCTCCGAAGGATCCCGACGCAGCCCTCCGTGAGCTCATCGTCCTTCGAAAAGCCGGGATAATCACCGAGGAAGAATACCAGACCAAGAAGCAGGAATTGTTCGAGCTGTAACGGGGCCTGGGGTACACGTGCCCCCCAGGCAGCTTGCCGCCCGCAGCCGGCCGCCTTGTTCAACGCTCCAGGCGTGTCAGCCGCCCGGCGCCTCGAGCGTGCTCAGCCATTCTTCGGTGATCTTCTTCCCCAGTAAGAAGAATTTCCGGTCCGGATGCCACAGGACGAAGTTGCCGTTGCGGTTCGTGACGCTCGGGTACACGCCGCAGTCGGTCCGGGTAAGCGGCCCGATGCCCACGCCGCCGTTGTCAAACAGCTGCTTGGACTCGCTGAACCAGATCGGCTGTTCGGCATCAGGCCGGTATTCCCCGAGAGCAATAAACGCGGGTCGCCGGTTCTTGCCCGTCTCCTCGCGCTTGGACCCCTCAAAATGCCCATCATTGTTGTGGTGAAGCAATACGTAGCGCCCCTCTGCGTATTGGTAGATCGGACAGCAGCAGAGCGGTTCAGGGATAGGCAAACCGTGGTCGCGGCGCAACAGCGGGCGCGGGCTGCACCAGGTGCGGCCATCATCCTCCGAAAGNNNNNNNNNNNNNNNNNNNNNNNNNNNNNNNNNNNNNNNNNNNNNNNNNNNNNNNNNNNNNNNNNNNNNNNNNNNNNNNNNNNNNNNNNNNNNNNNNNNNATGGTCTGTGGTGTGGACCACGATTTCCCCATGTCGTCGGAATAGCACCCGTCCATGGTGCCCGTATGCTGGTGGACCACGTCGTCAATGCCCTGATACTGGTTCCAGAGCACATAGATCCGGCCCGACTTCGAAATCAGCGGGAATCCCCAACTTGACATGAAACCTTCGCCCGGCCGGGCGGGACCTACGATACGCAAGGGCGCCGGCCAGGTGATCCCTTCATCGTCTGAGCGCGAGAACATGATGCGGTGATCGCCTTTGCCCTCGTAGCTGCTTTGGGTCCAAACCGCCATCAGGGAGCCGTCCGGCCCGTCAAACACCAGAAAATGCTCGTTTCCCGTGTCGAACGTCGACCCGTCAACGCTCCCGGGCCGGTAAACGACATAGTCGGGCGCGGTCCGTGCTATTTCGCGGTCCAGGATCTCGCCCACGCTTGGATCTCCTTCCTGGGCCTGAGTCTCAGGTTCCCCGGCGCTGGATTCGGCCCCCTGCGCCAACATCGCCAAAATCATTGCCGTAACGATCAGAAGTAAACCAGACCGTAGGGTTATCCTTAGCACTGTATTCCGAGCCTCCATTGCAGTTTGCGCGTCGACGGAACCGGTTCCGGCCCCTTCTCGGTGTAATTTACTACCCTGGCTCAAGGTTTTCCATGTCGTGCATTACCAAGGCTTCGTACCACGCGGCTGCAAAGTGCGCGCTTGCGAAAACCACCGGGGATGATCTACATTGCAGGGCCTCAAGCACATAACCGAAGGAGGGGGTCCGATGTCAAAGCTTCGCGTGTTCCTAGCGTGTCTCTTGGGATCAATTGCCATTGCGGTTGGTGTAAGCGCCGAGGTTACGCTCCATCCGCTCTTTTCCGACCACATGGTGCTTCAACAGGGCGAGCGGATTCCCGTCTGGGGCAAAGCGGCGCCGGGCGAGAACGTCACCGTAACCATCGACCGCCGCAAAGATGACGCCTGTGCAGACGAAAACGGCAACTGGATGGTCAAGCTGCGCAGCCTGCGCGCCGGCGGGCCCTACGAAATGACCGTGGCCGGCAAGAACAATACGTTGACCGTGAAAGATGTCCTCGTTGGCGAAGTCTGGGTCGGTTCCGGCCAGTCAAACATGGCGATGAACGTCCAGAGTTCGAACAATGCGGAGCAGGAAATCGCCAACGCGAACTACCCCAACATCCGTCTGTTCCAAGTGCCCACCAAGACGGCCGACACCCCCCAGGAAACGGTCGAAGCCCAATGGCAACTCACCACCCCGGAGACCATTCCCGGCTTCTCGGCGGCAGCCTACTTTTTCGGCCGCGAGCTTCATCAGCAATTGAACGTGCCCGTCGGCCTGATCCATACATCCTGGGGCGGCACACCCTCGGAAGCGTGGACAAGCCTCTGCACGCTCAAGGCTACCCCCGAAGCGAAGCCCATCCTCGACCGCTGGGACGATATCATCGCGAAGTACCCGCAAGCCCTCGAAGAGTTCAACAAGCAGATGGAGGAATGGAACAAAGCCGCCGAGCAGGCCAAGAAAGATGGCAAGGAGGCGCCTGCAAAGCCCCGTGCGCCGCTCGGCCCCGACCATCCTCACCGGCCCGCGAGCCTCTACAACGCCATGATCGCTCCGCTCATCCCCTACGCGATCCGGGGCGCCATCTGGTACCAGGGCGAGTCGAACGCAGGGCGGGCTTATCAATACCGCGCCATTTTCCCTGCAATGATCGAGGACTGGCGGGAGCACTGGAACCAGGGGAACTTCCCTTTCCTCTTCGTGCAACTGGCCAATTTCACCGAACGCAAGCCCGACCCGGGAGACTCGGATTGGGCTGAGCTGCGCGAGGCACAGTCGATGACCCTCAAACTCAAGAACACCGGCATGGCGGTCATTATCGACATCGGCGACGCGGCAGACATCCACCCCAAGAACAAACAGGACGTGGGCAAACGGCTTGCCTATTGGGCTCTGGACAAGACCTACAAGAAGGACGTCGTGCCGTCTGGTCCCCTGTACGATTCCGCGCGTTTCCGAAGCGGGAAAGCTACCATACGTTTCGACTATGCGGATGGCGGTCTCGTGTCCCAAGGAGGCGAACTCAAAGGTTTCGCCATAGCAGGTCCTGACCAGAAGTTTGTCTGGGCCAAAGCCGAAGTCGCAGGGAAGAAGAAGGTGACGGTCTGGTCTGAGCAGGTTCCCAACCCGGTTGCCGTGCGTTACGGTTGGGCGAACAATCCCGAGTGCACGCTGTATAACAAAGCCGGACTGCCGGCCTCGCCGTTCCGCACGGATGAATGGCCTGGCATCACAATTAACAACAAATAGCTCAATGGCGCGCGCCCGTGGATTCTCCCACGGGCACGCGCTTATTAGTGGCCAGGTCCGAATGTAGCGGGCCTGCAGGGAGGTATGTGAGGTGGAAATCGCGAAAACGGCGGCTTTTGTTCTGATGCTCGCGGCGTGTGTCCTGGCTGGAGCCGGCGAGAGCGCTCGACTCTCCCCCGAAGGGTTCACCATGATCGATGGTGCTCCGCGCCTCCTTCTCGGCAGCTATGAACTGCCGGAAGACGATGCCTTTCTGAAACGGTTGGCGGATAACGGCTTCAACTTCGTGCGCGGCAGGCCCGATGGCGCTGTCCTTGATAGAATACGCGCCGCAGGCATGTACGCATGGATTCCCCTCGGCCATTCCTTGGCCCTGAGCGAAGGGGACGCCGAAAAAGAAGCCCAGCTGCGACAAGGCATCGAACAGTACAAGAACCACCCTGCTCTGATTGCCTGGGAGGGCCCCGACGAAGCGCTCTGGCTGCAATGGTACAACGCCTTCCAGTGGAACATCTTCGAGCAGCCCATGCAGCTGCTTGCACTGATTCAGGAAGCCTCCTCGAAGCAAGAAGCGGCCGTGGCCGCGGACTGGAAGGCCAAGCACGCAAAAGCGGCCGACCTGGTCGCACGCGGGCTTTGGGCAGAAGGACAGGCTCTCTACGACGAACTCTGGCATGCCTTCGGCAGGGAGAATCCCAGCCCCGAGAAATCCCTTACCGTCTGCATTGCCCAGGCGCGCGAACTGGGCGAAGAACTCTCGCGCGGCTGGCGGGTTGTGCGCAGCGTCGACCCCGAAAACGTGTTCTGGCAGAACCACGCCCCCCGAAACACCATCCCCGCCCTGCAATGGTACAACCGCGAGGTGGACGCCGCGGGATGCGACATCTATCCAATGCCGTTCAACCGCGGGGTCATGCATTCGGACCTGCCCGACCGCAGTTTATCCTGTATCGGCGAATACACCGAACGAATGCAGGCCGGCGCACCGGGCAAGGCCGTCTGGATGGTCCTGCAGGGGTTTGGTTGGAAGGACCTCAACGACCCGTTCAATCCCAACGATGATGTTGGCGGCCGGCGTCCCACGTACGAAGAGTCCCGGTTTATGGCTTACGACGCAATTGTTCACGGTGCGAAGGCGGTTCTGTACTGGGGCGTGCACGTCCTGAAACCGGACGACCAACTATGGACCGACCTCCTCAAGGTGAGCCGCGAGCTGCGCGCGCTGGAACCGGGCATAGTGGGCACGCCGCCAGCGTCGCCGCCAATCTCCGTCAGCGACGACACCTACGCGTCCATCGGCAGCGAAGGTCCCGTGCTGATGTTGCGCAAGACGGGCGACGACTGGGTCCTCATCGCCGTAAACGAGTCTTACGTTGGAATCGGCTTCAACGTCTCCCAACTGCCGCCCGAGTTGAACGGCAAGACACTCCATCGCCTGTACACCGACGAAGCCGTAGCCGTCCAAGACAACGGTTTCCGCGATGGCATCAAAGGGTACAACATCCACGTCTACGCCACTTCCAGGCAGTTCGAGATGAAGGACCCGTGACCACAACCAAAACCTGAGAGTTTACACATGCTCGATTTCCGGGCCGCGTTTGTTCTTGTCGCGCTTGTGCTCGCCAGCCTGAGCGCCGGCGGCGAGCAGGGCATTCAAATTGTCCCCGGCGAAGATGGGGCGTTCGAGTACAGCGACGACTTCTCGACGCCGAAAGTCCTCGTAGACGCGTTCCTGGACAAATCCGGTCTCGAAGCATGGTCCC
Above is a window of Candidatus Hydrogenedentota bacterium DNA encoding:
- a CDS encoding acyl-CoA dehydrogenase family protein, whose translation is MALAEDSREAEWAHPSFVAELFRGVFRWDLLHPFPEQSAEDKRIGDAYINKIREVLEQYIDPSEVDRSGDLPKEALLALADAGAFGLKIPKEYGGLGMSQTNYNRIMAFIASYCNSTAVCLSAHQSIGVPEPLKWFGTPEQKKKYFPRLAKGAVSAFALTEPQVGSDPAKIRTTAELSEDGTYYTLNGEKLWCTNGPYAEILIVMALTAPKIVEGREKPQVTAFIVETSEPGFEVVSRCAFMGIRGIANGFLRFNNMEVPAENILGKPGQGLKIALTTLNTGRLTMPAASAAAGKVCMHFAQNWVNERVQWGAPIGKHQPVSKMLAEMTADTFAMDSINALACAMVDQGGVDVRLEAAMAKYYCSETAWRILDDFVQVRGGRGYETAESLGARGEEPIPAERMFRDARISRIIEGTSEIMRLFIAREAMDTHVRRLMPIMTGKGPKGKLIWEALTFYAKWYPKVLLPTSVSLNVRHLSPKNQDHVIFVARTCKKLARTLFHTMAKYRQKLEREQLVLQALVDIGTDLFAMAALLSRTEHELKARTDDEQLQDMADLFCMNARKRINDNFKNLKRTQGKAIYKVAKAFMEGKYRWMLDGVYSNFPPASRPARITLPAEPEKAEQPELEPQQQESPPSEK
- a CDS encoding amidohydrolase family protein, with translation MAEPADTAQMIAELVATTPFVDTHEHLMEEARRLEARADPEGKKGPISDIGILFSHYSDSDLVVAGMLPDDLQKVRTATMPPKEKFRLLAPHYAAARHTGYLRNVRESLRLLYGEDDLTEANCESISEKIADGVKPGFYKHILQDVANIEYCQVNNLEVPVFCETEMPELLAQDISTVPLCTGLDIVQVERLADREAYSLKDWREIIDWCFATFGPRAIATKNQCAYGRALDFAQVSEEDAAPLFERLLTKGADDLSREERKAVEDHLFHYCIDKAAEYGLPVKLHTGYYAGHGGMPLNRVRTNAGDLCPVMRAHMNAKFVLFHIDYPYQDEAIALAKHYPNAYVDMCWAWIVSPHASIRFLKEYLMAAPANKLFTFGGDYRPVEMVPGHAAIARQGLAQGITELVREKWLDIDDAPGLIDQIMRGNAHAIYDHTDTLNHWRTQKKTA
- a CDS encoding TIGR03960 family B12-binding radical SAM protein, with product MTPSVDPLLRSRLIDEILPQVERPSRYLGTELNAIHKDPGAVDVRIALAFPDLYDIGLGNLGLLILYAILNELPWCWAERAYAPAPDMEAALRDRQIPLLSHESKTPLRQLDGIGFTLQSELTYTNILNMLDLARVPLRASQRSDDDPLVFAGGPCAFNPEPLAPFMDFFVVGDGEEAVVEAAQALRETTGKPRTAALEALARIEGVYVPALYPVETLSDGCVVPARDAQPVRKRLVRELDAAKYPTKLIVPFTQQVHDRAVLEVLRGCTHGCRFCQAGMTTRPVRERGLTTLDSLLDAIIRETGYEETSLLSLSTCDYSKAQELVHQAAARAAEADMSVSLPSLRLDTFAVDLADKIADIRRSGLTFAPEAATPRLRAVINKWIPDEDLFTTAEEVFRRGWKHLKLYFMIGLPTETDEDVLAIVDLCRRTLERVRKIDRGAQINTGVSTFIPKPFTPFQWSVQIGLQETRRRQTLLHGGFAAHRAIRFGRHNPHSSLIEGLITRSDRRAADLLESAWRHGARFDAWDEWRNLPAWELALEDTGFSIEDALRARDPDERLPWDHIDALVSKAWLYSDWEAALRGEYAPDCRGGACRNCGLNETERALCQSMWMRAAEAEIEAARAAPELPPPNTERREPPAVQRLRFRIGRSGEARFLSNHELITVWVRALRRANFPLSYSQGFHAHPRVTFSAAPAVGEESVCDYMDVVLRAFVHPKEAIERLARALPPGLTAFEADTVPIKAPALMASVTGFSYTLETKDDPAALQHKVEELLARPHIEVEREGKKNRRGGRRVSMVNVRPMIKRMAVKTGPAGAVLELEMRRVNARGVRIRELLELLDLSAASVRVTKRATYLAEDE
- a CDS encoding SHOCT domain-containing protein, with amino-acid sequence MLTGFITLLITDVMLLLIIQLVGSLFANKRREFPLHYAVLMLVFCCVAHYAATSVMANGMVEDSDRWLVLAATFGCGAIPIAAYVTTVFHHPALARTVKREDALAEARKLEAGGDIKEALRSYCAFLDVNPENHGVWFEAAHMLIRHGEFALARNILVKMRDRFGEDREIAPKIQELWRMLPRPSAPGAPVTRTAPKDPDAALRELIVLRKAGIITEEEYQTKKQELFEL
- a CDS encoding sialidase family protein translates to MGEILDREIARTAPDYVVYRPGSVDGSTFDTGNEHFLVFDGPDGSLMAVWTQSSYEGKGDHRIMFSRSDDEGITWPAPLRIVGPARPGEGFMSSWGFPLISKSGRIYVLWNQYQGIDDVVHQHTGTMDGCYSDDMGKSWSTPQT